The Pirellulimonas nuda genome includes a region encoding these proteins:
- a CDS encoding RNA polymerase sigma factor: MSAEKPVRESLANPHDFATTQWSMVLAAGKVGDRDAQVALNQLCESYWYPLYAYVRRRLNNADDAQDLTQSFFTHLLEKGAVARADRSRGRFRAFLLAAVRNFLANEWQKGRTQKRGGQRQKLSLDFDSGESRFQVEPFHELTPEKLFERRWVMTLLDRVLDRVRTELAETGRAGLFEHLKEGLTCSEDAPYYRQAAAALGVTPAAAKQAAFRLRKRYRQLFREEVARTVADETEVDEEIGRLFAILGE; encoded by the coding sequence ATGTCCGCTGAAAAGCCTGTTCGCGAGAGTCTCGCCAACCCCCATGACTTTGCCACAACACAGTGGAGCATGGTGCTTGCCGCCGGCAAAGTCGGCGATCGGGACGCACAAGTTGCGCTCAACCAGTTGTGCGAGTCGTACTGGTACCCGCTGTACGCCTATGTGCGACGGCGGCTGAACAACGCTGACGATGCGCAGGACCTGACTCAGTCCTTCTTCACGCACCTTTTGGAAAAGGGCGCTGTGGCCCGCGCGGATCGCTCTCGGGGTCGATTCCGGGCTTTCTTGCTAGCGGCCGTAAGAAACTTCCTTGCCAACGAGTGGCAGAAAGGTCGAACGCAGAAACGAGGCGGGCAGAGGCAGAAGCTCTCGCTCGATTTCGACTCTGGTGAGTCGAGGTTTCAAGTCGAACCATTCCACGAACTAACGCCCGAAAAGCTGTTCGAGCGGCGGTGGGTCATGACCCTGCTGGATCGGGTGTTAGACCGAGTTCGAACAGAGCTGGCAGAAACCGGCAGAGCAGGGCTCTTCGAACACCTGAAAGAGGGGCTAACCTGTAGCGAGGACGCCCCCTACTACAGGCAGGCGGCCGCGGCTCTTGGGGTGACGCCTGCGGCCGCCAAGCAGGCCGCCTTTCGGCTGCGGAAGCGATACCGGCAGCTGTTTCGCGAGGAAGTGGCACGCACGGTAGCGGATGAAACGGAAGTGGACGAGGAGATTGGCCGGCTATTCGCCATCTTGGGAGAATAG
- a CDS encoding serine/threonine-protein kinase yields MSDPSTCPKCDAKLPEDAPAGLCPKCLVEAGFESVASGHSSPPKREPDAPTIDSPSPGHGFLPPPPEELAGRFQQLEILELLGHGGMGAVYKARQTNLDRLVALKIIRPEATHDPKFAERFNREAKTLARLNHPQIVAVYDFGEVPFTGSSGGSSRPLYFFLMEYVDGANLRQLMRAGDLAPDQALAIVPQICEALQYAHDEGVVHRDIKPENILLDKRGRVKIADFGLAKLTNPSDAECTLTGTHQVMGTLRYMAPEQLEGSHSVDHRADIYSLGVVFYEMLTGEAPMGHFDPPSKKVLIDVRLDEVVLRTLAREPERRYQHASDVKTDVDAIGSKSPSTGRPAAPTSSARWFPDWQTYAVALFAVCLFLPLVVNGVTQSSWNLALEIVLTGGVAGLSLLAWLRDRVPSAPDQSWTLRRVWLAGLTIQLAMLVGGDELLQERHLNGLNEVFDQSSSKFDLMMLRFLRFAVFLWTFYFTVGWLWSMRGRNQSNGDALATADVPRSTYRPQSSRADEAEHAASVEEIQREAELAQIAPDWLCWPILGLFAAGWAVFGLLWNLRWPGLIVAIALMAAVTYYAVQMQLRYLPTLRKELDREPRWSRSASLCGALTMFVLGLLCVAWLHAGAGDLFSGMQMLGGSRGVGFKVMTETQLTSFVEAAHFERPGEADTVFKSAGFGYGAAISPLLLSGIWAVCLLFSSVAGVLHTRRYRYTWKHWWQPSIGVTVYLLGTLVLVHVLHLFSVGHAESRTDPRQIRVAAGWDAVDAALDQWKLQNGYVQSSFENWIVERGGTEIGVLHARQLMPDSWFDRFRSSWRHMVVRPRPHLSLTVVSQQHPPLSFVDVQFPHAIKGSPENELWHAVVDGIEKSLVSAAVERKEHKAERNAAGKIQEQDRKTADGSQDVGDNASRD; encoded by the coding sequence ATGAGCGATCCTAGCACATGCCCCAAATGCGACGCCAAGCTGCCGGAAGACGCTCCGGCTGGTCTTTGCCCCAAGTGCTTAGTGGAAGCGGGGTTTGAGAGTGTAGCCAGCGGCCACAGCAGCCCTCCGAAGCGTGAACCCGACGCGCCAACGATCGACAGCCCGTCGCCAGGACACGGGTTTCTGCCGCCACCGCCCGAGGAACTAGCCGGCAGGTTTCAGCAGCTCGAGATACTGGAACTGCTCGGCCACGGAGGAATGGGCGCCGTCTACAAAGCCCGCCAGACCAACCTCGATCGTCTGGTAGCACTGAAGATTATCCGCCCAGAAGCGACGCACGACCCGAAGTTTGCCGAGCGGTTCAACCGAGAGGCCAAGACCCTAGCCCGGCTTAATCATCCACAGATCGTTGCGGTCTACGATTTTGGCGAAGTCCCGTTTACCGGTTCTTCTGGTGGTTCGTCGCGACCGCTGTACTTTTTTCTAATGGAGTACGTCGACGGCGCCAATCTGCGGCAGTTGATGCGTGCTGGCGACCTTGCGCCGGATCAGGCCCTGGCGATTGTCCCCCAGATCTGCGAAGCCCTGCAGTACGCCCACGACGAGGGGGTGGTGCACCGGGATATCAAGCCCGAAAACATCCTGCTCGACAAGCGAGGCCGGGTGAAGATCGCCGACTTCGGCCTGGCGAAGCTGACCAACCCCTCGGATGCCGAGTGCACTCTCACCGGCACGCACCAGGTGATGGGCACGCTCCGCTACATGGCGCCCGAGCAACTAGAGGGTTCGCACTCGGTCGACCACCGCGCCGACATTTATTCGCTCGGAGTGGTCTTCTACGAGATGCTCACCGGCGAAGCGCCCATGGGCCACTTCGACCCCCCCTCGAAGAAGGTACTTATTGATGTGCGTCTCGATGAGGTAGTGTTGCGCACGCTTGCACGTGAGCCGGAGCGACGATACCAGCATGCAAGCGACGTGAAGACGGATGTTGACGCGATCGGCTCCAAGAGTCCAAGCACCGGGCGGCCCGCCGCTCCGACGTCGTCGGCTCGGTGGTTTCCAGACTGGCAGACCTACGCCGTCGCCCTGTTCGCGGTGTGCCTGTTCTTGCCGTTGGTGGTCAATGGCGTGACCCAAAGCAGTTGGAACCTGGCGCTGGAGATCGTCCTGACCGGCGGCGTCGCTGGACTCTCGCTGCTGGCGTGGCTACGCGATCGGGTTCCATCGGCTCCAGATCAATCCTGGACGCTGCGGCGCGTTTGGCTCGCTGGTTTGACGATTCAGCTCGCCATGCTTGTCGGAGGCGACGAGTTGCTGCAGGAGCGACACCTAAACGGTTTGAACGAGGTGTTCGATCAGTCTTCCAGCAAGTTCGACCTGATGATGCTCCGTTTTCTGCGATTTGCGGTCTTCCTATGGACCTTCTATTTTACGGTTGGCTGGCTGTGGTCGATGCGAGGAAGGAATCAGTCGAACGGCGACGCCCTCGCAACAGCAGACGTTCCGCGTTCCACATACAGACCGCAATCCTCACGTGCAGACGAGGCAGAGCACGCGGCAAGTGTTGAGGAAATCCAGCGCGAAGCGGAGCTGGCCCAGATCGCGCCCGACTGGCTCTGCTGGCCGATCCTGGGCCTCTTCGCAGCCGGCTGGGCCGTGTTCGGACTGCTGTGGAATCTTCGCTGGCCCGGGTTAATCGTGGCGATCGCCTTGATGGCCGCCGTTACCTACTACGCCGTGCAGATGCAGCTTCGCTACCTGCCGACGTTGCGAAAAGAACTCGACCGCGAGCCGCGTTGGTCGCGGTCGGCCTCTCTTTGCGGCGCTCTCACGATGTTTGTACTTGGCTTGCTGTGCGTTGCGTGGCTACACGCAGGTGCCGGCGACCTATTCTCGGGCATGCAGATGCTGGGCGGCTCCCGCGGGGTCGGGTTCAAGGTGATGACCGAGACGCAGCTTACGTCATTCGTGGAAGCGGCCCATTTCGAGCGTCCCGGCGAAGCCGATACCGTCTTCAAAAGCGCTGGGTTTGGATATGGCGCCGCTATCTCCCCGCTGTTACTGTCGGGGATCTGGGCCGTTTGTTTGCTGTTCTCTTCCGTCGCGGGCGTGCTCCACACCCGCAGGTACCGCTACACGTGGAAGCACTGGTGGCAACCCTCGATTGGGGTCACCGTCTATCTGTTGGGCACGCTGGTCCTAGTCCATGTCCTCCACCTGTTTAGTGTTGGTCATGCCGAGTCACGCACCGATCCTCGTCAGATCCGTGTCGCCGCCGGTTGGGATGCCGTCGACGCGGCCCTCGACCAGTGGAAGCTGCAGAACGGTTACGTCCAATCAAGCTTCGAGAACTGGATCGTTGAGAGAGGCGGCACGGAGATCGGCGTCTTGCATGCTCGCCAATTGATGCCCGACTCATGGTTTGACCGCTTTCGATCGAGCTGGCGACACATGGTGGTGCGTCCCCGGCCGCACCTTTCTTTGACCGTTGTCAGCCAACAGCATCCGCCGCTGTCCTTCGTCGACGTCCAGTTTCCGCACGCCATCAAGGGTTCGCCCGAGAACGAGCTATGGCACGCGGTAGTAGACGGAATTGAGAAATCACTTGTCAGCGCTGCAGTTGAACGCAAGGAACACAAGGCGGAGCGTAACGCCGCCGGCAAGATCCAAGAGCAGGATCGCAAAACGGCTGACGGCTCTCAAGACGTGGGCGACAACGCCAGCAGAGATTAG
- a CDS encoding LacI family DNA-binding transcriptional regulator, whose amino-acid sequence MSSVRAVAKKAGVSIATVSRVLNGSASVTPELRNRVLEVAATCDYAPTVGKIRASRIGLLYMDEFWLSSPYDSACIDGMGKAMRRSIYDFVILDFRRDRQAGEPLRQFLSRKGVSGAVVRSRLEFRGELVELAREGAPLVVLGDHFDCEQLRFVYAASSNASREAVEHLVSLGHKRIAFVGCDRDDGDHSDRMEAYREVLSDAGLFCDRDVYRVPPHRMDGSPLARRILSKADRPTAMFIADPLLAVGIVNEAHQMGVRVPEDLSVIGFDDSDTRNSVYPRMSAVCQDSSLIGELAFDAVRELCEGEPNLSSSTKQQEAWFEIHETTAPPPQKAKAFLPRSRSSD is encoded by the coding sequence ATGTCCTCAGTCCGCGCAGTAGCGAAAAAGGCCGGCGTCTCAATCGCTACCGTCTCGCGTGTGCTCAACGGAAGCGCGTCGGTAACGCCAGAACTTCGCAACCGGGTGCTGGAGGTAGCGGCCACGTGCGACTACGCCCCAACGGTGGGGAAGATCCGTGCGTCGCGGATCGGGTTGCTGTACATGGACGAATTCTGGCTCTCGTCGCCCTACGACTCGGCGTGCATCGACGGTATGGGAAAGGCGATGCGCCGCTCGATCTACGACTTTGTCATCCTCGACTTCCGCCGCGATCGCCAAGCGGGCGAGCCGCTCCGTCAATTCCTCAGCCGCAAAGGGGTCAGCGGAGCGGTGGTGCGATCCAGGCTGGAGTTCCGCGGCGAGCTTGTCGAGCTGGCCCGCGAAGGAGCGCCGCTGGTCGTGCTGGGCGATCACTTTGACTGCGAGCAGCTAAGGTTCGTCTACGCCGCCTCCAGCAACGCCAGCCGTGAGGCCGTCGAGCACCTTGTCTCGCTAGGCCACAAGCGGATCGCGTTCGTCGGATGCGATCGCGACGACGGTGACCACTCCGACCGCATGGAGGCCTATCGCGAAGTACTGAGCGATGCGGGGCTATTCTGTGATCGCGATGTCTATCGGGTCCCCCCGCACCGGATGGACGGTTCGCCACTGGCGCGACGCATCCTCAGCAAAGCCGACCGGCCGACCGCCATGTTTATCGCGGACCCTTTGCTGGCGGTGGGAATAGTTAACGAGGCACACCAGATGGGCGTCCGCGTGCCGGAAGACCTCTCGGTGATCGGGTTCGACGACTCTGACACCCGCAACAGCGTCTACCCGCGTATGTCCGCTGTCTGCCAAGACTCTTCGCTGATAGGCGAACTGGCTTTCGACGCGGTGCGCGAGCTTTGCGAGGGGGAGCCGAACCTCTCCTCGTCGACGAAGCAACAAGAAGCCTGGTTTGAGATCCACGAGACGACGGCGCCGCCTCCCCAAAAGGCGAAGGCGTTTCTGCCTCGTTCGAGGTCGAGCGACTGA
- a CDS encoding PEP-CTERM sorting domain-containing protein: MLRTACCFCVAIVAACVPVHANQLVNPGFETPPIPAGGPPEYFGATGWTDFGGGTYTVGSAVVTPNSGAQSLKMFGGASGVYQQFAATPGQLWDGGAYVLNDAGDPMAGGQVAAVNIEWILADGVNQVPGGAGVGFITNGDTISTTPQGQWNLRPISGVAPAGTAFARFVLITGEFGGGGMTGGGGAPKYDDAFFDIRPGQVPEPASLALVGMVAIGLVAARRRR, from the coding sequence ATGTTGCGCACTGCCTGTTGCTTCTGTGTGGCGATCGTAGCGGCCTGTGTGCCGGTGCACGCCAACCAGCTCGTGAACCCCGGCTTTGAGACCCCCCCCATTCCTGCGGGCGGACCGCCCGAGTACTTCGGCGCCACCGGCTGGACCGATTTCGGCGGCGGCACGTACACGGTCGGCAGTGCAGTGGTTACGCCCAACTCGGGGGCTCAGTCGCTGAAGATGTTCGGCGGCGCCTCCGGGGTGTATCAGCAGTTCGCGGCCACGCCCGGTCAACTTTGGGACGGCGGCGCCTACGTGTTGAATGACGCAGGGGATCCGATGGCGGGCGGACAGGTCGCGGCCGTCAACATCGAGTGGATCCTGGCCGACGGCGTCAACCAAGTGCCCGGCGGAGCAGGGGTAGGCTTTATCACCAATGGCGACACGATCTCGACCACGCCTCAGGGGCAATGGAACTTGCGCCCGATTAGCGGCGTAGCGCCGGCGGGAACCGCGTTCGCTCGATTTGTGCTGATCACCGGCGAGTTTGGCGGCGGCGGCATGACGGGCGGCGGCGGCGCCCCGAAGTACGACGACGCATTCTTCGACATCCGTCCTGGTCAGGTGCCCGAGCCCGCTTCGTTGGCGCTGGTCGGCATGGTCGCGATTGGGTTGGTAGCCGCCCGTCGCCGGCGCTGA
- a CDS encoding family 16 glycosylhydrolase yields the protein MERCLIRPHALLLIALIAAAAFSPQALGQILLRDDFDDQNGPTGAQNDGVVDKSTYRAPFGGEDFLGRTQLRFVLPAENVSTLAPGSTDGKVAVLNLDTYNPLAPGAAFFGTDLLTKANFARAGGLRWEGRMRFRDGVAAGLVGAGFLYDVQRQSPPNSGTLVRDEIDHELLSNVAVGPNPDSTFTNVWNDGAFTGPTAGGAGATINTAPISASFDLTAFHNYRIDWLPNRVEYYIDNTLVRTETSVVPDDPMKSHFNLWAPASDFSAAYNASLQPTAVQANNQTYSLEIDYVQIERLNTTATEKLFDGGFENTFELSSVSGNGPPPTINSANGTGEWIAFNNAYIDFGEAVAPANGFNALKTYGPFKPNFDASGVWQNVAAAPGQEFHASVLANSPSADSIATNGDAQVRFTTLNLSFHDAAGAVIKEFAGNPDSANANGKETPIFDSRDANLPSIQDSWIQYTVDAIAPAGTAFVRYNLFFVQDGNFGGGAVYFDDASLLLLTPDTPAGVVGDYNNDGFVNAADYTVWRDALGAATALPNDPIGGTIGQSQYTQWKSAFGNSALGASVGASSAVPEPSAIALLGCVALAAGLRRRP from the coding sequence ATGGAACGCTGTCTTATCAGGCCGCATGCGCTGCTGCTAATTGCGTTGATCGCAGCGGCTGCTTTTTCACCGCAGGCCTTAGGTCAGATCCTGCTGCGTGATGACTTCGATGATCAGAACGGCCCGACGGGCGCCCAGAATGATGGGGTTGTCGACAAATCAACCTACCGCGCCCCGTTCGGAGGCGAAGACTTCCTCGGCCGGACGCAGTTGCGTTTTGTGCTGCCTGCCGAGAACGTATCGACGCTCGCGCCGGGAAGCACCGACGGCAAGGTCGCGGTGCTTAATCTCGATACCTACAACCCTCTGGCCCCCGGGGCGGCGTTCTTCGGGACCGACCTGCTGACGAAGGCCAACTTCGCCCGCGCCGGTGGCCTGCGGTGGGAGGGGCGGATGCGGTTCCGCGACGGCGTCGCCGCCGGCTTGGTCGGCGCCGGATTCTTGTACGACGTGCAGCGGCAGAGCCCGCCCAACTCGGGGACGCTGGTTCGCGACGAGATCGACCACGAGCTGCTGAGCAACGTCGCCGTCGGCCCGAACCCCGACTCTACCTTCACCAACGTTTGGAACGACGGCGCGTTCACCGGGCCGACCGCGGGTGGTGCAGGGGCCACGATCAACACCGCCCCGATCTCTGCAAGCTTCGACCTAACGGCGTTCCACAACTACCGCATCGATTGGCTCCCCAACCGAGTGGAGTACTACATTGACAACACGCTGGTGCGCACCGAGACGAGCGTCGTCCCCGACGACCCGATGAAGTCGCACTTCAATCTCTGGGCGCCGGCAAGTGATTTCTCGGCCGCGTACAACGCCTCGCTGCAGCCGACCGCGGTGCAGGCCAACAACCAGACCTATTCTCTCGAGATCGACTACGTTCAGATCGAGCGGCTCAACACCACCGCTACCGAGAAGCTGTTCGACGGGGGTTTCGAGAACACCTTTGAGCTCTCCTCGGTATCTGGAAACGGGCCTCCACCGACCATTAACTCCGCGAACGGCACCGGCGAGTGGATCGCCTTCAACAACGCCTACATCGACTTCGGCGAGGCGGTTGCGCCGGCGAACGGCTTCAACGCCCTCAAGACGTATGGGCCCTTCAAGCCCAACTTCGACGCGTCCGGCGTTTGGCAGAATGTGGCCGCGGCGCCTGGGCAAGAGTTCCACGCCTCGGTGTTGGCCAACTCGCCGAGCGCCGACTCGATCGCCACGAATGGAGACGCGCAGGTCCGCTTCACAACCCTCAACCTTTCCTTCCACGACGCCGCGGGCGCCGTGATCAAGGAGTTCGCCGGCAACCCCGATTCGGCCAACGCCAACGGAAAAGAGACGCCGATCTTCGACAGCCGAGACGCCAACCTTCCCTCCATCCAAGACTCGTGGATCCAGTACACCGTCGACGCGATCGCGCCGGCCGGCACGGCGTTTGTTCGCTACAACCTGTTCTTTGTGCAGGACGGGAACTTTGGCGGCGGCGCCGTTTATTTCGACGACGCATCGCTGTTGCTGCTGACGCCCGATACGCCGGCAGGGGTGGTTGGCGACTACAACAACGACGGGTTCGTCAACGCGGCCGACTACACCGTGTGGCGCGACGCGCTCGGCGCCGCGACCGCGCTGCCGAACGACCCCATCGGGGGGACGATCGGCCAGTCGCAGTACACGCAGTGGAAGTCCGCCTTCGGCAACTCGGCCCTCGGGGCGTCTGTCGGCGCTTCGTCTGCGGTTCCCGAACCATCGGCCATCGCGCTGCTGGGCTGTGTCGCGCTCGCGGCCGGCCTGCGTCGCCGACCGTAG
- a CDS encoding DUF1559 domain-containing protein, whose protein sequence is MRDPDPTRSRSGFTLVELLVVIAIIGTLVALLLPAVQSAREAARRMSCANQEKNLALACLNYHDAQGHFPESNGFYGTFDGQEGRGPASGWILKILPQIEEGPLYDRFKAGGAFEGVFVLGQCRSPAPGKGLASLKDGISVPELLKTQLGILQCPTDESVQQLSDQQYGFPTPCQVATSSYKGVLGDSVIGETNGTTFTNAASQYPSGDYSKPPQPFTTQHDCHRDTRCRGMFFRQSWRAPVKISTVTDGTSKTFLLGEDVPEYNYHSAAFYSDGDWCSCNTPLNNLMNLPASTVDPAFWWEQRGFRSRHAGGANFASVDGSVRFVTEGVDNVLYRTTCTRNGGELVSESF, encoded by the coding sequence ATGCGTGACCCAGACCCCACGCGCAGCCGGAGCGGTTTTACGCTCGTCGAGTTGCTGGTCGTAATCGCGATCATCGGAACCCTGGTGGCGCTGCTGCTGCCGGCGGTGCAATCGGCCCGCGAAGCGGCGCGGCGGATGAGCTGCGCCAATCAAGAGAAGAACCTAGCGCTGGCGTGCCTCAACTACCACGACGCGCAGGGGCACTTCCCGGAGAGCAACGGCTTCTACGGAACGTTTGATGGCCAGGAGGGGCGGGGACCGGCCTCGGGGTGGATCCTGAAGATCCTGCCGCAGATCGAAGAGGGGCCGCTCTACGATCGGTTCAAGGCGGGGGGGGCGTTCGAGGGAGTCTTCGTGCTGGGGCAGTGCCGGTCGCCTGCGCCGGGCAAGGGGCTTGCCTCACTAAAGGATGGAATCAGCGTGCCGGAGTTGCTGAAGACGCAGCTCGGCATCCTCCAGTGCCCGACCGATGAGTCGGTGCAGCAGCTCTCGGACCAGCAGTACGGGTTCCCAACCCCGTGCCAGGTAGCGACCAGCAGCTACAAGGGGGTCCTCGGCGACAGCGTGATCGGCGAAACCAACGGCACTACATTCACGAACGCCGCGTCGCAGTACCCGAGCGGCGACTACAGCAAACCGCCGCAGCCATTCACGACGCAGCACGATTGCCACCGCGACACGCGTTGCCGCGGGATGTTCTTCCGGCAGTCGTGGCGAGCGCCCGTTAAGATCTCAACCGTTACCGACGGGACGAGCAAGACTTTCCTTCTGGGAGAGGACGTCCCCGAGTACAACTACCACTCCGCCGCGTTCTATTCCGATGGCGATTGGTGCAGTTGCAACACGCCGCTGAATAACCTGATGAACCTGCCTGCTTCGACGGTCGACCCCGCGTTCTGGTGGGAGCAACGCGGCTTCCGCAGCCGCCATGCGGGCGGCGCCAACTTCGCGTCCGTCGATGGCTCGGTGCGGTTCGTTACCGAGGGCGTAGACAACGTGCTCTACCGCACCACGTGCACCCGGAACGGCGGCGAGCTGGTCAGCGAATCGTTCTAG
- a CDS encoding family 16 glycosylhydrolase, whose translation MTSFLASKGVLRRGLVWSAILPIVLTTADASCQGPQWDLVWEDDFNSFDPNRWQAVTSYAPTNNSRHAYLPSQVSIDSGDLVITSENIPAGSLPYRSGLVRTVASQQFGRWEVRAKLPVTTGMWPAIWLLPDTSAHPWPSGGEIDIMENRGNQPTRTSSAFHYGTSQPYRHDFVYDEQQTPTLAGALVRYDQGYHTYAVDWTPTYLRFYVDGVNYYTVYDEDVGGFLSQNAKPMQLILNTAVGGDFLPNPNASTVWPQQFRIDSVRVFEAADQPGAIELGNPGFEENDGSLAGWTVFGNDLPGNPNVRAANEAVRTGAASLKLFGSYRGGLSLSGVSQGITVQAGDEVTATLQALVRSADALAGGNRVEMKIEFYNAFGAKHGGAGMLGEHRLVVADAATGHDAWLPHTLQLIAPEGAAEARLAIVFEQSDYDGGAIHLDDILFASRPAVPLGDYNGDGAVDAADYTVWRDALGQTGDNLAADGDRSGAVDSLDLNVWRQHFAGAGGVSGQAVPSPNSGALAGVTLLVGIGAASKQTLQPAQHD comes from the coding sequence ATGACTAGTTTCTTGGCGTCAAAGGGTGTCCTGCGTCGCGGCCTCGTCTGGTCGGCGATCCTACCGATCGTTCTTACTACCGCGGATGCGAGTTGCCAGGGCCCGCAGTGGGATCTCGTTTGGGAGGACGATTTCAATTCCTTCGACCCCAATCGCTGGCAGGCGGTGACCAGCTACGCGCCAACGAACAACTCTCGCCACGCCTACCTGCCGTCGCAAGTCAGCATCGATAGCGGCGACCTCGTGATCACGTCCGAGAACATCCCGGCGGGCTCGCTGCCGTACCGCTCTGGCCTGGTGCGCACGGTGGCTTCGCAGCAATTCGGTCGGTGGGAGGTTCGCGCCAAGCTGCCGGTCACCACCGGCATGTGGCCCGCGATCTGGCTGCTGCCCGACACGTCGGCTCACCCGTGGCCCAGCGGCGGGGAGATCGACATCATGGAGAACCGCGGCAACCAGCCGACGCGAACCAGCAGCGCCTTCCACTACGGGACGAGCCAGCCCTACCGGCACGACTTTGTCTATGACGAGCAGCAAACGCCTACCCTGGCGGGCGCCTTGGTGCGTTACGACCAGGGTTACCACACCTACGCCGTCGATTGGACGCCAACCTACCTCCGCTTTTATGTAGACGGCGTCAACTACTACACCGTCTACGACGAGGATGTCGGCGGGTTCTTGTCGCAGAACGCCAAGCCAATGCAATTGATCCTGAACACGGCGGTCGGCGGCGACTTCCTCCCCAACCCGAACGCCTCGACCGTGTGGCCCCAGCAGTTCCGCATCGACTCGGTGCGGGTGTTTGAGGCGGCCGACCAGCCGGGCGCCATCGAACTCGGCAACCCCGGGTTTGAAGAGAACGATGGAAGCCTCGCCGGGTGGACCGTCTTCGGCAACGACCTGCCCGGCAACCCCAACGTCCGTGCGGCTAACGAGGCGGTGCGCACCGGCGCGGCGAGCCTGAAGCTGTTCGGATCCTATCGCGGGGGGCTGAGTCTATCGGGCGTCTCCCAGGGAATCACCGTTCAAGCCGGCGACGAAGTGACCGCAACGCTGCAAGCGCTGGTGCGCTCGGCGGACGCCCTGGCCGGGGGGAACCGTGTAGAGATGAAGATCGAGTTCTACAACGCTTTCGGCGCCAAGCACGGCGGCGCCGGGATGCTCGGCGAGCACCGGTTGGTGGTCGCCGACGCCGCCACGGGGCACGACGCTTGGTTGCCGCACACCCTGCAACTGATTGCGCCCGAGGGCGCCGCGGAGGCCCGGCTGGCGATCGTCTTCGAGCAGTCTGACTACGACGGCGGGGCCATCCACCTCGACGATATCCTGTTTGCGTCGCGTCCCGCCGTGCCCCTTGGCGACTACAACGGCGACGGGGCGGTCGATGCCGCCGACTACACGGTCTGGCGCGACGCGCTCGGACAAACAGGAGACAACCTAGCCGCCGATGGCGATCGCAGCGGCGCCGTCGACTCGCTGGACCTGAACGTTTGGCGCCAGCACTTCGCCGGCGCCGGCGGCGTCAGCGGACAAGCCGTGCCGTCGCCCAACTCGGGCGCGCTCGCGGGCGTCACGCTCCTGGTGGGTATCGGGGCCGCCTCAAAACAAACGCTCCAGCCGGCGCAGCATGATTGA